In Kogia breviceps isolate mKogBre1 chromosome 7, mKogBre1 haplotype 1, whole genome shotgun sequence, a single window of DNA contains:
- the ZNF214 gene encoding zinc finger protein 214 yields the protein MPLFYSSAFSTLHPSPKKEHKGGRNGHYFPHSLIPDFFFLESLIFDQMAVTFEDVTVNFTWEEWKILDSSQKKLYREVMWENYTNVMSVGNWKESYRPQEERFRYFEHEHLSCWQGWRNASTQIYDNQNYVKMVQGIDSKDLKQQHLSHRQEWLILFTQVPGFGNYELTFEGKIPRNLKYTKCIPCQSLETKHTEDNGREIYVSDSCGFQGCGYHVGISRKNLSVEREQKLIGQHSYIPGEEALPGYTGEICQNDLLKGSVEEKYCGCNKCKESYYWNSQCVHKRNQLGEKFYPCSISTACFTQRSDLYRHPRIHIGKKLYRCNEVASNFSQSFSVHFHQRVHPGEVPYICNVCSKSFSQISSLHCHQRVHREEKLYRLQCDKDLSRNSLLHIHQRLHIGEKPFKCDQCGKSFSRSSVLHVHQRVHTGEKPYKCDECGKGFSQSSNLRIHQLVHTGEKSYKCDDCGKGFTQRSNLQIHRRVHTGEKPYKCDDCGKDFSHSSDLRIHQRVHTGEKPYTCHECGKGFSKSSKLHTHQRVHTGEKPYKCEQCGKGFSQRSHLLIHQRVHTGEKPYKCDDCGKGFSHSSNLHIHQRVHTGEKPYQCAKCGKGFSHSSALRIHQRVHTGEKIHKCHEYYKGFDQNSHLHSNRRRKTL from the exons ATTTCTTCTTCCTGGAAAGCCTGATCTTTGACCAGATGGCAGTAACATTTGAAGATGTGACTGTTAATTTTACTTGGGAGGAGTGGAAAATCTTGGATTCTTCTCAAAAAAAGCTCTACAGAGAGGTCATGTGGGAGAACTATACAAATGTCATGTCAGTAG GAAACTGGAAAGAGAGCTACAGACCCCAAGAAGAAAGATTCAGATATTTTGAACATGAACATCTTTCCTGCTGGCAAGGCTGGAGGAATGCCAGCACTCAGATATATGATAATCAAAACTATGTGAAAATGGTTCAAGGTATAGATTCCAAAGACCTAAAGCAGCAACACCTTTCTCACCGTCAAGAATGGTTAATACTCTTCACACAAGTACCAGGGTTTGGGAACTATGAACTGACTTTTGAAGGCAAAATTCCCAGGAACTTAAAATATACGAAGTGTATACCTTGTCAATCCTTAGAAACAAAACACACTGAAGACAATGGTAGAGAAATCTATGTGAGTGATTCATGTGGTTTTCAAGGATGCGGATACCATGTTGGCATATCCAGGAAAAATCTCTCTGTGGAAAGAGAACAGAAGCTCATAGGTCAGCATTCTTACATCCCAGGAGAGGAAGCCCTTCCAGGGTACACTGGGGAGATATGCCAAAATGACCTCCTGAAAGGCTCTGTGGAAGAGAAATACTGTGGAtgtaataaatgtaaagaaaGTTATTATTGGAACTCACAGTGTGTTCACAAGAGAAATCAACTTGGAGAAAAGTTCTATCCATGCTCCATCAGCACAGCATGCTTCACTCAGAGATCAGACCTATACAGACATCCAAGAATCCACATAGGTAAGAAGCTGTACAGATGTAATGAAGTTGCCAGTAACTTTAGTCAGAGCTTCAGTGTTCACTTTCATCAGAGAGTCCACCCAGGGGAGGTACCTTATATATGTAATGTGTGTAGTAAGAGCTTCAGTCAGATCTCCAGTCTTCATTGTCATCAAAGAGTCCACAGAGAAGAGAAACTCTATAGACTGCAGTGTGATAAGGACCTCAGTAGAAATTCATTACTTCACATTCACCAGAGACTTCACATAGGAGAGAAGCCTTTTAAGTGTGATCAGTGTGGTAAGAGTTTTAGTCGGAGTTCAGTACTTCATGTTCATCAGAGAGTCCAcacaggagaaaaaccatataagtGTGATGAGTGTGGTAAGGGCTTCAGTCAGAGTTCAAATCTTCGAATTCATCAGTTAGTCCACACAGGAGAAAAGTCCTATAAATGTGATGACTGTGGTAAGGGCTTTACCCAGCGCTCAAACCTTCAAATCCACCGGAGGGTGCATACAGGAGAGAAGCCTTACAAATGTGATGACTGTGGGAAGGACTTTAGTCACAGCTCAGATCTTCGCATTCATCAGAGGGTCCATACGGGGGAGAAGCCCTATACTTGTCATGAATGTGGGAAGGGCTTCAGCAAGAGTTCCAAACTTCACACTCACCAAAGAGtacatactggagagaaaccctataaatgtGAACAGTGTGGGAAGGGCTTCAGTCAGCGTTCACATCTTCTCATTCATCAGAGAGTCCATACAGGAGAAAAACCCTATAAATGTGATGATTGTGGAAAGGGCTTTAGTCACAGCTCAAATCTTCACATTCATCAGAGGGTCCACACAGGAGAGAAGCCTTATCAATGTGCTAAGTGTGGTAAGGGTTTCAGCCATAGCTCAGCTCTTCGAATTCATCAAAGGGTCCACACGGGAGAAAAAATTCATAAATGCCATGAGTATTATAAGGGGTTCGATCAGAATTCACATCTTCACAGTAATCGCAGAAGAAAAACCTTATAA